The genomic window CGCATTCGCGACGCCTCGTCGTCGACTCCGATTCGCCTCAAGAAGTAGAGGCCGGCAAAGAGATCATCTTCACTTATGATGTCAACTTTGAGGTAATGTGTCAAATGCCAAATCATTTCAGCCAATTCAGATGCATACGGTGTGGTTAGCTTGGCATTTGCTGCATTGTTTGTGTCCATGGTGGATGAATGATATGCAGGAGAGCGATATCAAATGGGCGTCGCGGTGGGACAGCTACCTGCTGATGACGGATGATCAGATCCACTGGTTCTCCATCGTGAACTCGCTGATGATCGTGCTGTTCTTGTCCGGGATGCTGGCCATGATCATGCTGAGGACGCTGTACCGGGACATCTCCAAGTACAACCAGCTGGAGACGCAGGAGGAGGCGCAGGAGGAGACCGGGTGGAAGCTGGTGCACGGCGACGTgttccggccgccggcgcgcgccggcACGCTGTGCGTGTTCGTCGGCACCGGGGTGCAGTTCCTCGGGATGCTGCTGGTGACGCTGCTGTTCGCCATCCTCGGCCTCCTCTCGCCGTCGAACAGGGGCGGCCTCATGACGGCGATGCTGCTGGTGTGGGCGTTCATGGGCGTGCTCGCCGGttacgcggcggcgcggctgtaCAGGGGGTTCAGGGGGTCGGAGTGGAAGGCGGTGGCGATGAGGACGGCGCTGGCGTTCCCCGGCGCCGCGTTCGCCGTGTTCTTCGTCCTGAACGCGCTCATCTGGGGCGAGAGGTCATCCGGCGCCGTGCCGTTCACCACCATGACCGCGCTGGTGCTGCTCTGGTTCGGCATCTCCGTGCCGCTGGTGTTCGTCGGGAGCTACCTCGGGTTcaagcggccggcggcgacggaggactATCCCGTGCGGACGAACAAGATTCCGCGGCCGATACCCGAGCAGCCGTGGTACATGAACCCGGCGATGTCGGTGCTCATCGGCGGGATCCTGCCCTTCGGCGCGGTGTTCATCGagctcttcttcatcctcacctCCATCTGGCTCCACCAATTCTACTACATCTttggcttcctcttcctcgtcttcgccatcctcgtcgtcaCCTGCGCCGAGATCGCCGTCGTGCTCTGCTACTTCCAGCTCTGCGGCGAGGACTAcgagtggtggtggaggtcgTACCTCACCGCCGGCTCGTCGGCGCTCTACCTCTTCCTCTACGCCGCCTTCTACTTCTTCACCAAGCTCGACATCACCAAGGTCGTCTCCGGCGTGCTCTACTTCGGCTACATGctcatcgcctccgccgccttcttcgTCCTCACCGGCACAATCGGCTTCTACGCCTGCTTCTGGTTCACCAGGCTCATCTACTCCTCCGTCAAGATCGACTAGAGCTTAATTACACTTGCACTTGCATGAATGCAGTGTCATTAACGTGCTTGCTTGAGATACTACTAGCATGTATAAGAGTTAATTTGTTAATCAGGTCATGATAAATTGGTAATTAGGCTGCTCTCTTATCCCCGGATGCTTCAGGGGATCTACAGTTTAGTCAAGTTGTACTAGTAGCTTTTGATGTGTAATCCTATATAGTTACATTAAACAAAGTTTTCTGATACAAGTGAAGATTTAACCACAGgcatttttcagttgaaatcgaAATGACACTGTTACAAGGGATGACAGGAAAGAGGGGACTTCTGTTCATGTTCTTTGACAGTTCATGGATAAAACGGATACATAAACCTAAGCACAAAGATAGTGGTTTATACATGGATGCCGACCGCTAGGCAAAGGGAGAGGAGATTATTATTCAAGCGATTACTAGATAAGCTAGGTGATATAAGCGATCTCCTTCTAGTTAAGGACGGCGAACCGGTTGGTCGCCTTGCCTTCCTTGGCCCTGCTTCCCCTTGAACATGAAGtaggcgacggcgccgacgaggaggccgccggcggcgagcgtggcCGGACTGTAGCGCCGTAGCGggctcgtcgacgacgacgatgccgccGACGCGCGCTTCAGCGGGTCCTCGGCCATGGATGCCCACGCCCTCATCTTCTCCGGCCACATGATCGCCGGCTACCCTGGCCTCCGGTGTCTATTGCTCCTAAGCAGCTAacctgcttgctgctgctggttgGTGTGTGTGTGGTTGTGTTCTAGAGAGGCTGCAGCCGGCTGGATTTATTGACGTGGCTACGTTAAGCGGCAGAATGGCAAGCGTGGGGGCGACACGTGGACACCGGTCACCGCCACGTGGCAGGGGCCAGCGTCAGGTCAGTCCTCCAGCTACTTTTCGGCGTTATCAGGAAAGAAATTTATCTTGTAGCAGTAATAAAAAACTACTAGTGGTACTACAGTAGTAATAGACTGGACCCAGATTTTACAGAGGAAATAGTAAAGCAGTAAATAATTTCTTCCATGATAAATGAGTAAATCTTATTTTTCCTATAATATCACCCCTTTTTAGTAGAGGCCTCGTGGTATGAAGACTTTTGTTTTTCATTCAATTTCTTTGGTATGTATGCTGTAGAATTCTAAAAGAATGGTAATTTACATCGGGCAGAAATTCAGGCTTCTGATCAAGTACCTCAACAGCGTAGACGACAATTGAGTTTGATTCATTGGTCCTATGGATGCTATGATCATCTACAGGGGCATCAGCCTTTTGTACTTGAAGAACCATAGGAATCCGCAGAAGATGAAAGCGCCGATCACCCCAGTGATGATGAGCACCCACTGGAACGCATTCTGTATGCTGAAAACTGAGGTCTCGAAGTTCATCCCAAATATCCCAGCAACCACTCCAAAAATGGCGACAACAAATGTTGCAGTTGTGAGTAAAAGTTCGAATTGGATCAGTTGGTTCCGAACATTGTCCTGAAAGCACAACAAAGCCATGGAAAATAAGTTGGTATAGGCCCATTGTATGCAGGATGAAGAGGTGATGGCAGTATGGATGAGGGTAAGAGAGATGCTGATTTACCAACTGAATGTTGATAAAATCTTCAGTGTCATCAATGTACTCCTTCAGCTGAAAGAAAATGAAGGTCAGACATCCTGTAACTGCTAGTAATGAAAAACAAGATTAATTGGGATTTTGGGGAGAGGTGGTTCATTACCGATGTTAGCTTGTTGAGAGTGCTGTCAATCACAACGAAATATGCTTCCAGTAACATTTCCAGCTCTTGAATATGTTCTGTTGCTGTGTTATCTGAGCTCTTCACACTGTCATGCCTACTCCTACACAAGCTGAAAGCTTTCTCCAACTTCCGTGATTCTGTGGGTGACGAGACAGGAGATACAGGAGCTGAAAACGATGTCCCATCACCTACTGAATTGTAGCCTAACATAGACTGATCGCCATAGAAGGATGCCTCCGTTCTCAACTTCTTCTCACTGAGATACATCTCAGCCATATCTCCGTCGTCATCCATTAGCTGCTCTATTTCATCCCTGACCTATTGAAAGACATAATGCCAATTAGACAGTGCTTCAAATGATGATCTGAAAGTAGAAAGTAGCATATAAATCGTAATGCAATATGATACCTTCTGGACTCTTCTCGTCAGAGCAACTAGCCTACTTTTTAATCGCCGTACACGTTCCAAATTCAGTGTACTGATTTTGGATGTCAGCTCATCTAACAAGGGATATGCTTCAATTTCCAATTCAGCTGCCTGAACAACGGGAGAAAAAGATTTTACTCATATGCTCCAAGTGCAACTCTGCTCTAATAGAAACCAGCATATTTTTACATATACAACATTGAGTAAGCAAGTAGGTCTAATTTTCAATTGCCACACATTCAAGTTCAGTGCCAGGAAAATGCATGAGACTGGTAGTAAAACAGCATTTTGGTAGCTGAAGGTCAATACCCTTAAAGCTAAGACATGTAGTATCTCAAGCACAAGCAGCATCAATTGTACTATTTACCACAAAAGATGCTAGGGAACCCAATGAAGGGTCAGGGATGCTGTCCATTTGTCGGTTGTACAAGCAAAAAATTCCTAATAGCTAAAATATGCAAAGCTCTGTTGGTCATGCAAGCGGTTCTTTAAAATTTTCTAACTAATTActgttttcctttttcaatCCAAAGCAGTATTAGCCGATATGGAAACTTCTATCCAATCTGAATACTCATACCAAAATAAAGTGGAGACTTGGAGCACAGAGACAGTCAGGCTCTGTTTTTAATCAggaattatgaaaaatatttggcaTCGTTAGTAAAGCTTCACTGTTACAGTTACAAAAAAGGGTTACGATAAATTAATTTACAAAAATGTCATATTAAAATTTCCATATAAGACCAATGAGAGCTAAACCAACTCTATTAATCTTGTCAATTCCCCATTCCAATCCCAGTTTCCAAATAAGCGGCAATGTGAAGTCAGTGTATTCACAAGGTAGTAAACTTCAAGGACAAGAATAGCATTTCTTGCTCTGGTAGAGAAGCAAAATACTAGTAAGTAGCATCACtgttacactttttttttttaccaactcAAGTCACTGTTTGCATTGGCTTTTGCCTCACTGATGAAAGAGACTTCAACCCCCTATGGGATAACCACAAAATAAGCCCCAATCTGAAGTAGCTACATCAATAACCAAATAGCGTCATTTTGAATAAGGATGCTAAATCTAATCGCAGAGGGTTTATACACGTCAGGAGTTTAAAGGAGAAAGTATCATCAAAACTGCCTGCGGAAGAAAAGAATCTGCATATAAAAAGGTACTcgctttgtaaaaaaaaaaaaaaaaactattatctTGTGTGTTATGCACCAAAACTAGTGATCTCCACCTAAAGCAATATCATTTCTTTTCAACATTTACACCAACCACCCTAGCTATTAGCACCAAAGGACCAACTCTAAATTAGCAGCAGAAGTTCCTTAATGTTCCTACCTGAACAAGGTATCATCTAGAAATTCCTTAAATTTAATTCATCATTTGCTCAGAAGCTTAAATCAGATATAGCATTTTTGGCAAGTTTGAATAATCAGATTGCTGCCAACTATTGATGGTAATGTTGGTTGATCCCAAAAAGGAAATGAACTATTCCATAATCTCTGTTCAATCAGGAGAAACAACACACGTAATCTTTTTGCTTTACTTTTGTGTTCTCTACTAgcctcaaataataaaaaatactatCAGTTCCAGTTTGATTCTAATCACTGCTCATCAACCATTACTATACACGGAAATTCTAGTCATCCTCACATatcagatactccctccgtttcacaatgtaagtcattctaacattttccacattcatattgatattaatgaatctagatatatatatctatctagattcactaacatcaatatgaatttgagaaatgctagaatgacttacattgtgaaacggaggaagtaagaaCTAGACCTGCAGTGATCTCCAAAACTCCATACCAATGACACCTAAACAAGATACGGAGGAACCCATCTTTCTTGTCTGCTAGCATAGCAACCAAGAACTCTACCACTGTCTGATTATCATAGTCCATGTAGTAACTGTCTAACTGACAGTCAAGGGAAAAACTTCCAAAGGGAAAAATTCTCGAAGCTGAACCCAAAGGGAAGAACAAAAAACAGAATTCACGCAAACAGCCAAAGGTTGTAAGAATTTGCAAAAATTTGTGGCATGTCCGGACTTAATTTCACTAAAAATCGCAACAGATGGAACAGTTCTGATTCAACTACACAAAGTTTGCGAAGATACAGACATAGAATGGCCAAAAGGTTCAGACAGGAAGAAAAAAAGCGAAGGAAATTGAGAGTGGGTTGATCACCTGTGCGTCGAGGAAGGAGCAGGCGGCCTCGAGGGCGAGCTCGAGCGCGCGGAATTCGAAGGGGAGCTCGTCGCCCTCGGCGcgctggaggaggcggcgctgcaGCTCGGCGGCGTACTGGAGGACGTAGCTGTCGAGGGAGTTGAGGAGGAGCACCTCGTCGGCGGTGATGACGCAGCGGATCTGCTCGAGGTTGACGACGATGGCGCGCTCCCTCCCGAGGATGGTGGAGGGGTAGACGAAGAGCGggtcgaggaggcggaggtcgcGGGCGGGGAGCTCGCACCGCCGCATCATGGTGGCCTTGTCCACCTCCAGCGTCTGCACGGACGCCGTGGCGGCCTCGACGCGGATCCAGCTCcgcgtcccgccgccgcgcttctTGAGGTTGGGGACGTCGAGGCCGCCGGGGAAGCGGCGGCCGCCCGCGAGGGCCCCCGGGGGAGCCGAGGGGAGAGACGGGGAGGAGACCGACGCGACGTGGGGAGGGTTCCCGcgctggtggtggaggagcgGCTGCTTGGCGGAGTCccccgccgcggaggaggcggcggcggcggacatggccggcggcgagcgagtgattggttggttggtccgcgcggcggcggtggtggtggtgggcttgGGCTGCGGCGGTGGTGTCCTTTTTGCGGGTGGGCCCCTGGAGAAGGCGAGAATTGGGTCGCGCGAGTAGATTTTGGccccgtgcgtgcgtgcgcgcgcggtAGTTGTGGTGGTGTGGAGTCGAAGGGAATAGGGATTGtgtgtgtcttttttttcttttcttttcttttcttttctttatttttttgactaaccttttcttttctttattgattgagattGGATTCTTTTTCTCGAAGTtggaagtttttttaaaaaaaggaaaattaatgGGCGAAGTTGGATGTTTTGGAACATGGGTAGGAGTAGGTGATAATAATATGGGACGTGCAGCAGGGGCACGCAACGCATTTGTTGTTTTATATGCAACAAGTATTTAACAAGATCCCAGAAGAAAAAAGATATAAAGGTAAATTATGCATTATATCAGAATTAACTCTATCCAAATATATTCTAAATATTATCCAACCTccattatagaaaaaaataacttttgcatataaatctagacaaaatTTACctgtgggtgtgtttagttcacgctaaaattgaaagtttggttgaaattgaaacgatgtgatagaaaagttggaagtttgtgtgtttagaaaagttttaatgtgatgaaaaagttagaagtttgaagaaatagtttgaaactaaacaaggcataGCCTACATTCAAATTTGTGTAAAGAAGTTAGAGGCTAGGGCTTCCAGCTATCttggtaaaaaatattatatatagacttccatcttttttttttcacgtaaGGTTATGATGTCTACCAAATGTGAGCATCCAGctttctatttaaaaaataatactagcTCCATCCTACAACATAATAAATTTTATCTTTGAATCTGGATAAGTAAGTTAACATCATagctagaaatacttatattttggtaaagagtaaagtccatcaccggttcctaaacttgtaccgctgtgtcatcccggtccctaaactcgcaaatcgaccgttcagatcctcaaacttgttcgactgtgtcattctggtctctaaacttgcagatcactcgtttagatcctccaacttgttcagttgtgtcaccccggtccctaaacaggacggtctaaaaactttatatcaaaaaataattcataactttttcatgtgagctctaatgaagacaacctttatatcaaaattgtagccctcgacgcggcctacaactttgtagttgaaaagtttttgaattaaaactgtttagggtcccaaaatattgttgcatgtttatagattttgaaattttaattttaaaattacattttgggacaaaaaatgacttaaaataaaaaaaatcaactacaaagttgtaaatcgcgtcgagggctacaagtttgatataaagtttgtcttcattagagttcatatgaaaaagttatgaattatttttaaatataaagtctttaaaccgtcctatttgacccagatgatattcaaatccaagtttagggaccggggtgacataactgaacaagttggaggacctagacgagtgatctgcaagtttaggggcCGGGATGATACAGCcgaacaagtttgagaacctgaacggtcgatttgcgagtttagggaccgggataacacagcggtacaagtttagagaccagtgatggactttactctttggTAAAAGAGAGTAAGAATTATGTAGATAACTTTTTAGTTGTCTACTGtctttttctaaaataaactaatttctagctaaatatttgaaaaaacgTAGTCAGTATATTTTAGAACTTACTCTAAGTAGTAGATAACAAAATCTTGGATACCCTTGACAAGAATGATAATAATcttagggcttgttcactttgctatCATTTTTaacattatcttttttttacaaagttaaaaaaaagttgctatatttagtttgttgccaaattttagtacgcACATataaaatcttaccaaatttggcaaccttatcaattatcaaaatttgacaatgcaaaaatttggtaaggttaaaaatgatAGCAAAGTGAACGAGACCTTATTCATCATACAGTTACATGCCGCTGAGTTCACAACTTCACATGGGAACTGAGACTGACATGAATCACGCCCGTGAGTGTTCCAAAAAGATTATGCATGCACCTTCATTATTGGCCAGTACTCCAGTAGTCCAGTACACTGCTGATCGATCCGGCATCAACTGATCTACCCACTTGCAGTTCTTTCATGTAatgctgtgtttagatttaaagtttagatctaaattTTAGGCTACgtttagattcaaaatttaGATCCAagcttcagtccttttccatcacatcaacctttcatacacacacaacttttcagtcacatcatcttcaatttcaaccaaaatctaaactttgcgctgaactaaacacagcctcagttctttttcatcacatcaacctatcatacacagaGAACTTTttaagtcacatcatctctaatttcaatcaaaatctaaactttgcgctgaactaaacacagccaaaaaaaaaaagctaatcacAGTAAAAAACTTCACCTTTTCTTGACACCGAAATTACAGCAAAACCGTAACAACTTGATAATTAAGTCTCACGGTTTGCTGTAAACATCTATATATGATACATAGCTGACAGCAAACTGTGGTCGGCATCCACAGCAAGCTTGCATTGCTAATTGCCACTGACAGTTTTCTAAAAGAATCATCTGGGCAAAGGAAAGATCTACAGAGCAGACAGTGTGGGAGATCCTCCACATGTGCATCCACTTTAATGGGGGTGGGGAATCTGAAATAGGAGTATGATATAGGTTAGGCAAGGCAAAAGATGGTTATCTGCATCCATGATAATAGGTTAGGTAAGACAAAAAGAATCTGAGGTTTAGAAGGTTAAGGACAAAACAAAATCAGCTGAAGACATTAAAATAGTGGTGCGTATGTGAACATAAAGCTATGTGGAAGATGCATGATCAGGTTACAAAAATGGTATTAGTGCAAGTCAAGAGCCATGATGTAGGTCCTGGAGAAACAATGCAAGCCATTAAGTATTACTCCAGTAAGCACCACTAAAGTTCAAACTAGTACTATCACTTCTGAGAAGATTTGGCCCCGGCCTTTCACCAAGAGATTGGGTTCCGATTTgtcaaaacacagaaaaaaaaaaaggaagaagatgatgaaagATTTGGCTAGAAAGATCCCTATCAAACTCAGCGAAAAGCATTTATAATTTGATATGGACTTAGTGGGGAATATTACATTATTTTGTGGACACTTGCTGAGGCGTTGAACCATTGACAAATACTTTCTCCGGTTTCATAATTCTTAACGTTTTGGGTAACGACATGATctccaaaatatatctttaataatattttttattataagatatataataaacaaataaaattttactTTTGTTACAGTAACTtataagacaaatctatatataattcTAGTGCCTTCAAACGCCCAGCTAAAAAACATATCCaaacaatagtttttttttatcaaaaaatcatATCCAACAGTTTCTGCATGGACGAGATAATGAGATGGGAGAAGAAAAGTGGAGTAACCATCACTTGGATAGGCCTCATTCCTGATCCATACACGTGTATAGGCcagaaaattaaattaaaatggaataagttcatttgaggtctgtcgacgaatccgattttcgtccttcaaccgaaaaaccagataaaatgggtccctcaactatcaaaactggTGCAGATAAGGCCCCTCGAcggtttagatggcggttttggctgacgtgatgCCTACGTgcctaatttgactcggtcttcatataatgtggcattgacgtggtgcttacgtggcaatttatcttgaaaaataataaaacatggaGGACCCACATGGCagtttcacaaaaaaataatactaataaATAGTGGGACCCGCGTGGGCCCTAACTGTCATCCTCTTTCTCCCCTCTTATCTTTGTCATCTTTCTCAGTCTCTCCGGTGGGAGAGGAGCAACGTTCGTGCTCGAGTGCCGgtcggcgggaggagaggagtggcggccggcgagagaggagcggcgcgggcgccagccggcgggaggaggccgag from Oryza glaberrima chromosome 6, OglaRS2, whole genome shotgun sequence includes these protein-coding regions:
- the LOC127776410 gene encoding transmembrane 9 superfamily member 9-like, with protein sequence MATREVPLLLLLVVVMVLAGAGAARGFYLPGVAPRDFRKKDQLAVKVNQLSSIKTQLPYSYYSLPFCRPATIVDSAENLGEVLRGDRIENSLYVFEMREPRLCQIVCKTALTHQEAKDFREKIDDEYRINMILDNLPLVVPIRSLLDDHDAPTSYQLGVHVGIKGQYAGSNEEKHFIYNHLSFLVKYHRDENTDLARIVGFEVKPFSTKHEYDGEWKENETRLKTCDPHSRRLVVDSDSPQEVEAGKEIIFTYDVNFEESDIKWASRWDSYLLMTDDQIHWFSIVNSLMIVLFLSGMLAMIMLRTLYRDISKYNQLETQEEAQEETGWKLVHGDVFRPPARAGTLCVFVGTGVQFLGMLLVTLLFAILGLLSPSNRGGLMTAMLLVWAFMGVLAGYAAARLYRGFRGSEWKAVAMRTALAFPGAAFAVFFVLNALIWGERSSGAVPFTTMTALVLLWFGISVPLVFVGSYLGFKRPAATEDYPVRTNKIPRPIPEQPWYMNPAMSVLIGGILPFGAVFIELFFILTSIWLHQFYYIFGFLFLVFAILVVTCAEIAVVLCYFQLCGEDYEWWWRSYLTAGSSALYLFLYAAFYFFTKLDITKVVSGVLYFGYMLIASAAFFVLTGTIGFYACFWFTRLIYSSVKID
- the LOC127776412 gene encoding magnesium transporter MRS2-B is translated as MSAAAASSAAGDSAKQPLLHHQRGNPPHVASVSSPSLPSAPPGALAGGRRFPGGLDVPNLKKRGGGTRSWIRVEAATASVQTLEVDKATMMRRCELPARDLRLLDPLFVYPSTILGRERAIVVNLEQIRCVITADEVLLLNSLDSYVLQYAAELQRRLLQRAEGDELPFEFRALELALEAACSFLDAQAAELEIEAYPLLDELTSKISTLNLERVRRLKSRLVALTRRVQKVRDEIEQLMDDDGDMAEMYLSEKKLRTEASFYGDQSMLGYNSVGDGTSFSAPVSPVSSPTESRKLEKAFSLCRSRHDSVKSSDNTATEHIQELEMLLEAYFVVIDSTLNKLTSLKEYIDDTEDFINIQLDNVRNQLIQFELLLTTATFVVAIFGVVAGIFGMNFETSVFSIQNAFQWVLIITGVIGAFIFCGFLWFFKYKRLMPL